Proteins encoded within one genomic window of Acomys russatus chromosome 5, mAcoRus1.1, whole genome shotgun sequence:
- the Sac3d1 gene encoding SAC3 domain-containing protein 1, with product MMNKYAKQDYLFREPQEQKLTTKSQTWGDVASSPDYKPVHHGMFRSKAETRRDGLWETFLKPAGKSPCLGKSGELRCAIHAGPRACSPSPRQDATWRFRCPRDAECASSTHRPAMSGCKLPMGLCPDMCPAAERDRRERERRLHRLEVEPGGRRNAPRADPRRTVKEYSRPAAGKPRPPPSQLRPPPVLLATVRYLAGEVAGRSDASCAEVAGFVADRLRAVRLDLSLQGVGDAEAAAVLEAALATLLAVVARLRPEEARGDADPVLLQRQVQEGFGSLRRCYAQGGAPHPRQAAFQGLFLLFNLGSMEALQEVLQLPAALRACPPLQTALAVDAAFREGNHARLFRLLRALPYLQSCAVQGHIGYARRKALARLARALSTPKGQTLPLDYIVQLLALDGLQEARDLCEAHGLTVDKDRVVFLRGHYSEEGLPPPGTCHALVGSKLQGHTLAEVVMAEEGKGAHRPGSPA from the exons ATGATGAACAAATACGCAAAGCAGGACTACCTATTTCGAGAGCCCCAAGAGCAAAAGCTAACCACTAAATCCCAGACCTGGGGAGATGTGGCCTCATCGCCGGACTACAAACCGGTGCATCATGGGATGTTTAGGAGCAAAGCCGAAACCAGGCGCGATGGATTGTGGGAGACGTTTCTAAAGCCCGCGGGAAAATCTCCGTGTCTAGGAAAATCCGGTGAGCTGCGGTGTGCCATCCACGCTGGGCCCCGCGCGTGTTCCCCGAGCCCACGGCAGGATGCGACGTGGCGCTTCCGTTGTCCCCGCGATGCTGAATGTGCGTCCTCTACCCACAGGCCTGCCATGTCTGGCTGCAAACTGCCCATGGGCCTGTGCCCAGACATGTGCCCGGCCGCCGAACGCGACCGACGCGAACGCGAGCGCCGCCTGCACCGACTGGAGGTGGAGCCGGGCGGCCGCAGGAACGCGCCCCGAGCCGACCCGCGGCGCACAGTGAAGGAGTACAGCCGGCCGGCAGCGGGCAAGCCCCGGCCACCGCCCAGCCAGCTGCGGCCGCCGCCAGTGCTCCTGGCCACCGTGCGCTACCTGGCCGGCGAGGTGGCCGGCCGCTCCGACGCGTCGTGCGCAGAGGTGGCGGGCTTCGTGGCCGACCGCCTGCGCGCCGTGCGGCTGGATCTGTCGCTGCAGGGCGTGGGCGACGCCGAAGCGGCGGCGGTGCTGGAGGCCGCACTGGCCACGCtgctggcggtggtggcgcggcTGCGGCCGGAAGAGGCGCGGGGAGACGCGGATCCGGTGCtgctgcagaggcaggtgcaggagGGCTTCGGTTCGCTGCGGCGCTGCTACGCGCAGGGCGGGGCCCCGCACCCTCGCCAGGCAGCCTTTCAGGGCCTCTTTCTGCTCTTCAACTTGG GCTCTATGGAAGCCCTGCAGGAAGTTCTCCAGCTGCCTGCCGCCCTGCGTGCCTGCCCACCCCTTCAGACGGCCCTAGCGGTTGACGCTGCCTTCCGTGAAGGCAACCACGCCCGACTGTTTCGCCTGCTCCGTGCATTGCCCTACCTGCAGAGCTGCGCCGTGCAGGGGCACATTGGCTACGCCCGCCGCAAAGCCCTAGCCCGCCTGGCCCGTGCCCTGAGCACTCCTAAAGGACAGACCTTGCCTTTGGACTACATAGTACAGCTCCTGGCACTGGATGGACTCCAGGAAGCACGGGACCTGTGTGAGGCCCATGGACTAACTGTGGATAAAGACAGAGTTGTATTCCTGAGGGGTCACTACTCTGAGGAAGGACTCCCACCCCCTGGGACCTGCCATGCGTTAgtgggaagcaagctgcagggtCATACCCTGGCGGAGGTGGTCATGGCAGAGGAAGGCAAGGGCGCGCACAGGCCTGGGTCTCCAGCTTGA
- the Snx15 gene encoding sorting nexin-15: protein MSRQAKDDFLRHYTVSDPRTHPKGYTEYKVTAQFISKKDPEDIKEVVVWKRYSDFRKLHGDLAYTHRNLFRRLEEFPAFPRAQVFGRFEASVIEERRKGAEDLLRFTVPIPALNNSPQLREFFRGGEVTRPSDVSRDLRILPPPLIPTPPPDEARLLQLLPAERRGQEELEVPVDPLPSSPAQEALDLLFNCDSTSEDASSSPARGPLSEAELALFDPYSKEESAGPSPTHTGELAAMEVQSNRLDQEPWEPGGREEEEAVDGEPAPAYLGRATELITQALRNEKAGAYAAALQGYRDGVHILLQGVSGDPSPARREGVKKKAAEYLKRAEMLREYLP, encoded by the exons TTCATCTcaaagaaggacccagaggatatCAAAGAG GTAGTAGTCTGGAAGAGATACAGTGACTTCCGTAAGCTCCATGGGGACTTGGCCTACACTCACCGCAACCTCTTCCGCCGCCTAGAGGAGTTTCCAGCTTTCCCTCGTGCCCAGGTGTTTG GTCGGTTTGAAGCCTCCGTGATTGAGGAACGGCGCAAGGGTGCGGAGGACTTGCTGCGTTTCACCGTCCCCATCCCTGCACTCAACAACAGCCCCCAGCTCAGGGAGTTTTTCCGG GGTGGGGAGGTGACCCGGCCCTCTGATGTGTCCAGGGACCTGCGAATCCTGCCACCCCCTCTCATCCCCACACCACCGCCTGATGAGGCCCGGCTACTCCAGCTGCTGCCTGCGGAAAGGAGAGGCCAGGAGGAGTTGGAGGTGCCAG TGGATCCCTTACCATCAAGCCCCGCCCAGGAGGCCTTGGATCTTCTCTTCAACTGTGACAGCACCTCCGAGGACGCTTCCAGCTCCCCAGCTCGAGGGCCCCTCTCTGAGGCTGAACTTGCCCTTTTCGACCCTTACTCCAAAGAGG AAAGTGCAGGCCCCAGCCCCACTCACACAGGCGAGCTGGCAGCCATGGAGGTGCAGTCTAACAGGCTGGACCAGGAACCCTGGGAGCCAGGAGGacgggaggaagaggaggctgtggACGGAGAACCTGCCCCAGCTTACCTCGGCCGGGCCACAGAGCTCATCACTCAAGCCCTGCGGAATGAAAAGGCTGGCGCCTATGCTGCTGCCCTCCAGGGCTACCGGGATGGGGTACACATCTTGCTTCAAGGAGTCTCGG GTGACCCATCCCCTGCCCGCCGGGAAGGCGTGAAAAAGAAGGCAGCTGAGTACCTGAAACGGGCAGAGATGCTTCGAGAGTACCTGCCCTGA